A window of Natronococcus sp. CG52 genomic DNA:
GGGGCGTTCAACGGTCGACGACGCTTTCCTTCGCGTACTCCCGGAGGTTCCGGTGGTCAGCCATCGTCGTCGACCGGCCGTAAAGCCGGACCTCCCGAAGGTCGCCGACGAGTCCGTTCCCCAGCAGGTAGGCGTCCTTCGCGAGCGTCCAGGAGGCGTTCGGATCGGCGAACGCGATCGGACCGCCGAACGACGCTTCGTCGACGGTGGTCCCGTCCACGCGTAACTGCATCGTCCCGGCGTCGGGGTCCCACGCGCCTTCGACGAACCGTTCTTCGCCTTCGACGAGACCGTTCCACGACGTCGAAACGGTCGACGTTTCGTCGGCCAGCGAGAACTCGAGCCCCCCGGTCGTCTCTCGTGCGACGTCGAGTCGAATCCCCCCGCCGAACTGCAGGATCGTCTGGTCTCGGTCGACGTCCCGCGTTCGGACGAGCGCCGACGCGGAGACGCCGGCGCGAACCGCCCGTTCGGCGAACAGGTCCAGGCCGAGCGTCACGCCGACCTCGCCGTCTCCGTCGATCCGTCCGTCGACCGCGTCGGTCGGCAACCCGCGCAGGACGGTCTGGGAGCCGTGCATGCTCTCGTAGGAACCCTCGAGCCAGAGGACGGGACAGTCGTCGCCGGCGTTCGCGGGGACGACAGGCCGGATCGGCGTTCCGACGGGGTTCTCGCACACCGAGCGGACGGACCACGATCGCCCGCCGGTGTCGGTCTCGAGGCGTTCGACGGCGCGGTAGCCGTCCGCCGAGACGCAGGCGTAGGCGACGGTCGGATCGTCGGGGTCGAGCGCGACGCCCGCCGAGTAGTGCCCCTCGACGCCCGCAGCCTCGACGTATCGGCCGGCGTCTCGGAGGTGGTGATCGCGCCACTCGCCCTCGACGGCGTCCCACCGGGCGTACCGATACGCGTGGGCGAGCGTCGACGGAAACGTCGCGTAGACGACCGCCGGCTCCCCGCGCTCGCCGACGCTCGCGTCCCAGACCCAGGCGTCCTCGCCGCCGGGCGCCGCGGAGTCGTAGACGCGTTCGAGGTCGGAAACCGTCACAGGTAGTTCCGATTCGGTCGCGATCGGCTCCCCGTCGGCCGCGAAGAGCGTTCCGTCCTCGAACGCGGCGTACAGGACGTG
This region includes:
- a CDS encoding BNR-4 repeat-containing protein, which encodes MPPLSPPRDGLLGYWPAVRSHRGTVWDESLLANHGRYGRDARWIWFTNPRAVRYANERDRTYVGYLGGPTGTDIVIGGFDHESGEFERATLESSFSADDHTSPSVLVGRDGRLLVFWSGHNGGSIHYRRSTAPEDPSEFGPLRTIEQECVTYPNPIQLEGELNAPIYLFYRDRTVTTDATDDPYGYMGDGHVYYRRSVDGGDSWSEQTRLVTAPEGHYGTYFVHAATEETIHLFFTDAERGGDAPKHHVLYAAFEDGTLFAADGEPIATESELPVTVSDLERVYDSAAPGGEDAWVWDASVGERGEPAVVYATFPSTLAHAYRYARWDAVEGEWRDHHLRDAGRYVEAAGVEGHYSAGVALDPDDPTVAYACVSADGYRAVERLETDTGGRSWSVRSVCENPVGTPIRPVVPANAGDDCPVLWLEGSYESMHGSQTVLRGLPTDAVDGRIDGDGEVGVTLGLDLFAERAVRAGVSASALVRTRDVDRDQTILQFGGGIRLDVARETTGGLEFSLADETSTVSTSWNGLVEGEERFVEGAWDPDAGTMQLRVDGTTVDEASFGGPIAFADPNASWTLAKDAYLLGNGLVGDLREVRLYGRSTTMADHRNLREYAKESVVDR